The following proteins are encoded in a genomic region of Rhinoraja longicauda isolate Sanriku21f chromosome 14, sRhiLon1.1, whole genome shotgun sequence:
- the LOC144600240 gene encoding programmed cell death protein 4-like, whose translation MATDTQGSAMDDHALGQAAEAGSLAQREEELHEARVSAKAKRKLRKSSSRDSGSGRESFSESTEGSCSKGKMGDKKSRSGKGRGLPKKGGAGGKGVWGAAAQVYDVEQPDIHDPNYDDDKQGETVYQTVVPELGDSEFEKAVTPIIQEYFQHGDTKEVATLLRQMNLGSKKSKLSFLSVTMSLEGKASHRELISRLLADLSGKQLLTEDVAGAFDQLLRDLPDLILDTPEAPQMVGQFVARAMADHVLSAEFLDSYKGKVDCEQTRQALDKAAVLLSMNRGMRLDNVWGVGGGLRPVKQLVKEMNLLLKEYLLSTDTAEAELCLQKLEVPHFHHELVYEAVVMALESTGGNASNLIVKLLKSLWESGFVTLDQMNRGFKRVFEAMPEISLDVPNSYGTLRGFVELCHQQGVITKALQEQCPTRDAGTSVDDGTRNCIAEAAQ comes from the exons CAATGGATGACCATGCTCTGGGCCAGGCTGCAGAGGCTGGCTCTCTTGCCCAGCGAGAGGAGGAGTTGCACGAAGCCCGTGTGAGCGCCAAGGCCAAGAGGAAGCTGAGGAAGAGCTCGTCCCGTGACTCTGGGTCTGGCCGCGAGTCGTTTTCCGAGAGTACAGAAGGTAGCTGCAGCAAAGGCAAGATGGGGGACAAGAAATCCCGATCTGGAAAGGGTCGAGGGCTTCCAAAGAAAG GGGGTGCTGGAGGcaaaggtgtgtggggtgctgcagCCCAGGTGTACGATGTGGAGCAGCCGGACATCCACGATCCCAACTACGATGACGATAAGCAG GGTGAAACTGTGTACCAGACAGTTGTTCCTGAGCTGGGCGACAGCGAGTTTGAAAAAGCAGTGACTCCCATTATTCAGGAGTACTTTCAACATGGCGATACCAAAGAGGTTGCT ACTCTGCTGCGGCAGATGAACCTCGGCAGCAAGAAGAGCAAGCTGTCGTTCCTGTCCGTGACCATGTCGCTGGAGGGCAAGGCCAGCCACCGCGAGCTCATCTCCCGGCTCCTGGCCGACCTGAGTGGGAAGCAGCTGCTGACCGAGGACGTGGCTGGAGCCTTCGACCAGCTGCTGCGTGACCTGCCCGACCTGATCCTCGACACCCCAGAGGCCCCTCAG ATGGTGGGCCAGTTTGTGGCCCGCGCCATGGCGGATCATGTCCTCTCAGCCGAATTCCTGGATAGCTACAAGGGGAAGGTGGACTGTGAGCAGACCCG CCAAGCGTTGGATAAGGCCGCGGTGTTGCTGAGCATGAACAGAGGGATGCGTTTGGACAATGTGTGGGGAGTTGGCGGAGGCCTGCGGCCCGTCAAGCAACTGGTCAAGGAG ATGAACCTTCTGCTGAAGGAGTACCTGCTGTCCACGGACACTGCTGAAGCTGAACTCTGCCTGCAGAAGCTGGAGGTGCCCCACTTCCATCACGAGTTGGTCTATGAG GCTGTGGTGATGGCCCTCGAATCGACCGGTGGCAACGCCTCCAACCTGATTGTGAAGCTCCTGAAGAGCTTGTGGGAATCTGGCTTTGTAACTCTCGATCAGATGAACCGG GGATTCAAGCGGGTCTTCGAAGCCATGCCTGAAATCAGCTTGGACGTGCCAAACTCTTACGGCACGCTGAGGGGCTTTGTGGAGCTTTGCCATCAACAAGGCGTCATCACCAAAGCACTCCAGGAGCAGTGTCCCACACG tgatgctgggaCCTCTGTGGACGATGGCACCAGGAACTGCATTGCTGAAGCAGCTCAATAA